A single genomic interval of Balnearium lithotrophicum harbors:
- the coaBC gene encoding bifunctional phosphopantothenoylcysteine decarboxylase/phosphopantothenate--cysteine ligase CoaBC, with protein MSFLKDRRIVLGITGSIAAYKSPLILRELQKRGALVRVAITPYGERFVSKLTLEVLSGYSVYSEVVPESSPEIRHTSLSQWGELLLIAPATANTIAKIACGIADTPVTDLALCFGRGIICPAMNVRMYENSLTQENLKKLKQFGWEIVEPQSGYLACKEEGKGRLAEIEDIVECAEYWFIPKLLRGKRVVVTAGPTREYIDPVRFISNPSSGKMGYAIAKVAKGMGADVFLVSGKTCLRPPYGVKKIEVETVNEMKDAVLSLVKDADVYISAAAIGDYTPLKKSREKIKKGEGEIILRLKRTPDILKLVGKNKKKGQIVVGFAAETENLKENALKKIKTKNLDAIVVNYVKSGVFGGDKNDVLFISSKGEERAFSGTKEEVAFKILQEISKLL; from the coding sequence ATGAGCTTTTTAAAGGACAGAAGAATTGTTTTGGGAATAACGGGAAGTATTGCTGCCTATAAATCTCCCTTAATTTTGAGAGAGCTCCAAAAAAGGGGAGCTCTCGTTAGAGTAGCCATAACTCCCTACGGAGAAAGATTTGTGTCAAAACTTACATTGGAGGTCCTATCGGGGTATAGCGTTTACTCTGAGGTTGTTCCAGAGAGCTCCCCAGAAATTAGACATACGAGCCTCTCTCAATGGGGGGAGCTTCTTTTAATAGCACCTGCAACTGCAAATACGATTGCAAAAATAGCCTGTGGAATTGCGGACACTCCTGTTACAGATTTAGCTCTGTGCTTTGGAAGGGGTATTATCTGCCCCGCAATGAACGTAAGGATGTACGAAAACTCACTAACTCAAGAAAACCTAAAAAAGTTAAAACAGTTTGGATGGGAGATTGTTGAACCCCAATCTGGATACCTTGCCTGTAAGGAGGAGGGAAAGGGAAGGCTTGCAGAGATTGAGGATATTGTCGAATGTGCTGAATACTGGTTCATTCCAAAATTACTAAGGGGAAAAAGAGTTGTAGTAACTGCTGGACCAACGAGGGAGTACATTGACCCTGTAAGGTTCATCTCAAATCCATCAAGTGGAAAGATGGGATACGCAATTGCTAAAGTAGCTAAGGGAATGGGAGCTGACGTTTTTTTAGTTTCGGGAAAGACCTGTCTAAGACCCCCTTACGGAGTTAAGAAAATTGAGGTTGAAACTGTTAACGAGATGAAGGATGCCGTTTTAAGCCTTGTTAAGGATGCAGACGTATACATTTCAGCAGCAGCGATAGGGGACTACACCCCTTTAAAGAAGTCAAGGGAGAAAATAAAAAAGGGAGAGGGTGAAATAATTCTAAGATTGAAGAGAACACCTGATATTCTAAAGTTGGTCGGGAAGAACAAGAAAAAGGGGCAGATAGTTGTAGGATTTGCGGCAGAAACGGAGAATTTAAAGGAAAATGCTCTAAAGAAAATAAAAACAAAAAACCTTGATGCTATAGTTGTAAACTATGTAAAAAGTGGTGTTTTCGGAGGGGATAAGAACGACGTACTATTCATTAGTAGTAAAGGGGAGGAAAGAGCGTTTTCAGGAACTAAAGAGGAGGTTGCTTTTAAAATCCTTCAAGAAATCTCTAAACTCTTGTAG
- a CDS encoding P-loop NTPase: MQIAVASGKGGVGKSSITSSLSLLFSKGSKITVVDADADTPNLEILLNVKEWKEKTPLKGERVAEIDPQKCTGCGICSLHCPYECIYPEENYFKVEEVLCEGCNVCSIVCPEKDVISFKPSIPGYVKWGVTRYGFNLVMAELLPGRPNSGKLVFEAKKKASELNSDIVLIDSAAGIGCSVIASLNGSDLAVVVVEPTDASLSDAKRLLKIVSQFKIRAVGIINKFDINPDFSDRIEKELESEEVPVIGKLPYDKSVVESIVKGKPPVETFPDSPFSRSMLEIFGNLKNFV, encoded by the coding sequence ATGCAGATAGCAGTAGCAAGCGGAAAGGGAGGAGTGGGTAAATCCTCCATAACCTCCTCACTCTCTCTTCTATTTTCAAAGGGGAGCAAAATTACGGTAGTCGATGCAGATGCAGATACACCAAACCTTGAAATTCTCTTAAACGTGAAGGAGTGGAAAGAAAAAACGCCTCTAAAGGGGGAAAGAGTTGCAGAAATAGACCCGCAGAAGTGTACAGGATGCGGTATATGTTCTCTCCACTGTCCTTACGAGTGTATATATCCGGAGGAAAACTACTTTAAAGTTGAGGAAGTTCTGTGTGAGGGATGTAACGTCTGCTCAATTGTCTGTCCGGAGAAGGACGTTATTTCATTTAAACCCTCCATTCCAGGTTACGTTAAGTGGGGAGTAACACGTTACGGATTCAACTTAGTTATGGCGGAGCTCCTTCCGGGAAGACCAAACTCCGGTAAGCTCGTTTTTGAGGCAAAGAAAAAGGCATCTGAGCTTAATTCAGATATTGTTTTAATAGACTCGGCGGCAGGAATCGGCTGTTCCGTAATAGCAAGTTTAAACGGAAGCGATTTAGCCGTTGTTGTTGTTGAACCAACCGATGCTTCACTTTCCGATGCAAAAAGATTACTTAAAATAGTAAGCCAATTCAAGATAAGGGCTGTAGGAATTATTAATAAGTTTGACATCAATCCAGATTTCTCTGACAGGATAGAAAAGGAATTGGAAAGTGAGGAGGTTCCTGTTATTGGAAAACTACCCTACGACAAGTCTGTTGTAGAGTCTATTGTAAAGGGAAAGCCTCCAGTGGAGACTTTCCCCGATTCTCCATTTTCCCGTTCTATGTTAGAAATTTTTGGGAATTTAAAGAACTTCGTTTAA
- a CDS encoding pseudouridine synthase — MRLNKFLAYAGFGARRKVEEIIKQGRVEVNREVVTNPAFEVDPKKDVVKVDGERVRLPKKFVYIVFNKPQGVLTAMERAPGDRRPIVADFFRKYPVRLFPVGRLDYNTEGLLIMTNDGELADRLAHPRYHVPKTYIAKVKGRVKPSEIDRMRKGALLVDDKGNRFFIKPIDVKLLHPSKTGRNTYVQITIDQGKNRVVRRFFDRFDHGVLKLKRVAVGPIKLGDLPKGAYRELTPEEVKKLKKAAGLEN, encoded by the coding sequence ATGAGGCTGAATAAGTTTTTAGCATACGCCGGGTTTGGAGCAAGGAGAAAGGTTGAGGAGATAATCAAGCAGGGGAGAGTAGAAGTAAACAGAGAGGTTGTTACAAATCCTGCATTTGAGGTTGACCCTAAAAAGGACGTTGTTAAGGTTGATGGAGAAAGGGTCAGACTTCCTAAGAAATTTGTATACATCGTCTTTAATAAACCTCAGGGAGTTTTAACCGCAATGGAGAGAGCTCCCGGAGATAGAAGACCGATTGTTGCAGACTTTTTCAGGAAGTACCCCGTTCGCCTCTTTCCCGTGGGAAGGTTGGACTACAACACCGAAGGCCTTCTCATAATGACAAACGATGGAGAACTTGCAGATAGACTTGCCCATCCAAGGTATCACGTTCCAAAAACTTACATTGCAAAGGTTAAGGGTAGAGTTAAGCCGTCAGAAATTGACAGGATGAGGAAGGGAGCTCTCTTGGTTGACGATAAGGGAAACAGGTTTTTCATAAAACCAATCGACGTTAAACTTCTCCACCCATCAAAGACGGGTAGAAATACTTACGTTCAAATAACAATAGACCAGGGAAAAAATAGAGTTGTAAGGAGATTTTTCGATAGGTTTGACCACGGAGTTTTAAAATTAAAGAGAGTTGCAGTTGGACCGATAAAGTTGGGGGATTTACCGAAAGGTGCATACAGAGAGTTAACTCCTGAGGAAGTTAAAAAGCTCAAAAAAGCTGCTGGTTTGGAAAATTAG
- a CDS encoding P-loop NTPase translates to MIISVSGGKGGTGKSTVSTNLALLLKEFALVDLDVEAPNDYILLNEELYRGIPVKNFKPRFNHTYCTGCGECARVCNDNAIIMTKENRPVLLEELCSGCTACKLVCPADGAIEEDFKTVGFIYLNETKYGFPLVTGSLIEGEERTYRVVLETRKFAMERFKNLIFDTAAGAGNSTFKSLENSDLVVAVTEPTPFGARDLSKTLEITKHLRIPTVIVINKSGVGDKRPILELSKKYGAPIVGEIPYSENIVKSYFFKKPVVTENLPEAEVFHQIKEKILGVVRCR, encoded by the coding sequence TTGATAATTTCCGTTTCTGGTGGTAAGGGTGGAACTGGTAAGTCAACCGTTTCAACCAATTTAGCTCTTTTGTTAAAAGAATTTGCTCTTGTCGATTTGGACGTTGAAGCACCAAACGACTACATCCTACTCAACGAAGAGCTCTACAGAGGAATTCCTGTTAAGAACTTTAAGCCACGTTTTAATCACACCTACTGTACTGGATGTGGAGAGTGTGCGAGGGTCTGCAACGACAACGCCATAATAATGACAAAGGAAAATAGACCTGTTCTCTTAGAGGAGCTCTGCTCCGGCTGTACTGCCTGTAAACTTGTCTGTCCAGCGGATGGTGCAATAGAGGAAGATTTCAAAACGGTAGGATTTATCTATTTAAACGAAACAAAGTACGGATTTCCCCTCGTAACTGGCTCCCTAATAGAGGGAGAGGAGAGAACCTACAGGGTTGTTCTTGAAACGAGAAAATTTGCAATGGAAAGGTTTAAGAATTTAATCTTTGACACCGCCGCTGGAGCTGGAAACTCAACATTTAAATCCTTGGAGAATTCAGACCTCGTTGTTGCAGTTACAGAACCTACACCCTTTGGAGCGAGGGATTTATCAAAAACCCTCGAAATAACAAAGCACCTACGAATACCTACCGTTATTGTTATTAACAAGAGTGGAGTAGGAGATAAAAGACCAATCCTGGAACTTTCAAAAAAGTACGGAGCTCCCATTGTTGGAGAAATTCCGTACAGTGAGAACATTGTTAAAAGTTACTTCTTTAAAAAACCAGTAGTTACTGAGAATCTTCCTGAGGCAGAAGTATTTCATCAAATTAAGGAGAAAATTTTAGGAGTTGTTAGATGCAGATAG
- a CDS encoding TonB-dependent receptor, which translates to MNKKVLFLATIFLLIQSFLQARADSTPTITVKATPVSPTEHTVEAGAVYPIRRVTSVVDLFKDTPGVIFQNSQFGKKVFIKGLDDEKYRIMINGVPLANRGTYHTRGFEWDTIPYENIKSVKLVEGPFSAEYGYQSGGVINLITEKPKEGLRGKISVEGGKFNEHQESFLLNAGTKNFGLISTGRFLETDTQLDHQHIKNYDFSLLPTFQFNDLKVSSLVFHNYKKEKYPFDKDMKFNIYEKWKYEPGSYFEYFNDYYNTNLNYKSLDFNIYYNEQERKDYPETYYVKSKDGYKRLPYKLKYNMDHTNVYFPGLKLKWNQSIPALGKLKLGFEFRRPKSRVHFLVPFLKQGSLIWLNEYVRVHNNMYALFGELKRPLGETFSSTTGVRFDWFNFYGSSNRHLPNGKLEKLGYSSDRHHFSLSETLTFSPSETFSSYASVGTIFTPPTIMDYFRWLSNYSLSARARQVILGTPSLKERFVVNGQVDKKKWQEALGKLKPETGYGIELGTKYKMKGFSLKLKGFYSYINDYIAKYPTNHAPTYNVDSVKLYGLNFEGRKAVTEFANLRFSVTYENTRKSGDRLLTDSKRLPNVPKWKFDGYLTLIPFENLYITPSVHYVGKRPTGGAPLQTIDTLGGYTTYDLAVNYLFKGFQFDFLVENIFDRKAYERIDSPITERCFTFRVTKEF; encoded by the coding sequence ATGAATAAAAAAGTTTTGTTCTTAGCAACCATATTCCTACTAATTCAGAGTTTCTTACAGGCAAGGGCTGATTCCACCCCAACAATTACGGTTAAAGCTACCCCGGTAAGTCCAACAGAGCATACAGTAGAGGCAGGAGCAGTTTATCCTATAAGGAGAGTTACTTCTGTAGTTGACCTCTTTAAGGACACACCCGGAGTTATTTTTCAAAATTCTCAGTTTGGAAAGAAGGTCTTCATAAAGGGATTGGACGATGAAAAGTACAGAATCATGATTAACGGTGTTCCTCTTGCAAACCGAGGAACCTACCATACGAGGGGATTTGAATGGGATACGATTCCTTACGAGAATATAAAATCTGTAAAGCTTGTGGAAGGACCGTTCTCTGCAGAGTACGGCTACCAATCGGGAGGTGTGATTAACCTGATAACGGAAAAGCCAAAGGAAGGATTAAGGGGAAAGATATCGGTAGAAGGTGGTAAATTTAACGAACACCAAGAGTCCTTTCTATTAAATGCAGGAACGAAGAACTTTGGTTTAATCTCCACTGGGAGATTTTTAGAAACCGATACTCAGCTTGACCATCAGCACATAAAGAACTACGACTTTAGCTTATTACCAACTTTTCAGTTCAACGACCTTAAGGTTAGCTCACTGGTTTTCCATAACTACAAGAAGGAAAAGTATCCTTTCGATAAGGATATGAAGTTCAACATTTACGAGAAGTGGAAGTATGAGCCGGGAAGTTATTTTGAATACTTTAACGATTACTACAACACTAATTTAAACTATAAGTCCCTTGACTTTAACATTTACTACAACGAACAGGAGAGAAAGGACTATCCTGAAACCTACTACGTAAAGTCAAAGGACGGTTATAAAAGATTACCCTACAAATTAAAGTACAACATGGACCACACCAACGTTTACTTCCCGGGTTTAAAATTGAAGTGGAATCAGAGTATTCCTGCACTGGGGAAACTGAAGTTAGGTTTTGAATTTAGAAGGCCAAAATCAAGGGTTCACTTTTTAGTTCCCTTCCTAAAACAGGGGTCATTAATCTGGCTCAACGAGTACGTCAGGGTCCACAACAACATGTATGCCCTATTTGGGGAGTTAAAGAGGCCATTAGGAGAAACCTTTAGCTCTACAACGGGAGTGAGGTTTGATTGGTTCAACTTCTACGGTTCAAGTAACAGACACCTTCCAAACGGTAAGTTGGAAAAGTTAGGTTATAGTTCTGATAGACATCACTTCAGCCTTTCAGAAACTCTAACATTTTCACCATCGGAAACCTTTTCCTCCTATGCATCTGTTGGAACAATATTTACTCCACCGACAATAATGGACTACTTTAGGTGGCTCAGTAACTACAGCTTAAGTGCAAGGGCAAGGCAGGTTATATTGGGGACACCTTCTTTAAAGGAAAGATTTGTAGTTAATGGACAGGTAGATAAGAAGAAATGGCAAGAGGCCCTTGGAAAACTTAAGCCCGAAACCGGTTACGGTATTGAATTAGGAACAAAGTACAAAATGAAGGGATTTTCCCTCAAATTGAAAGGATTTTATTCCTACATTAACGACTACATTGCCAAGTATCCAACAAACCATGCTCCTACCTACAATGTAGATTCTGTAAAACTCTATGGATTAAACTTTGAGGGGAGAAAAGCAGTAACAGAGTTTGCAAATTTAAGGTTTTCTGTAACCTATGAAAATACGAGGAAATCTGGTGATAGGTTGTTAACAGATTCTAAGAGGCTTCCAAACGTTCCAAAGTGGAAGTTTGACGGTTATTTGACACTTATTCCCTTTGAAAATCTCTACATTACTCCTTCTGTTCACTACGTTGGGAAGAGGCCAACCGGAGGAGCTCCCCTCCAAACAATTGATACTTTGGGAGGTTATACAACCTACGACCTTGCAGTTAACTACCTGTTTAAAGGCTTTCAATTTGACTTTTTGGTTGAAAACATTTTTGATAGAAAAGCCTACGAGAGGATAGATTCTCCAATCACTGAAAGGTGCTTCACATTCAGAGTAACGAAGGAGTTTTAA
- a CDS encoding chloride channel protein — translation MRGRWEFFKEYIKGCAKTNLTHRFDLSSISIFFGRWIPFAFAVGIVTGSLASLMDVVIINLNEFLTKNSILVLLYPLIVSIVVGYALQIDPVIGGPGIGYSILHLKTKAYLRVKTVLLKFLTSTLVLSGGFIAGREGPSFFIGVAVGEWFGKAYGLGRKYKQLVGLIGGGAFTGALLKAPLGSAIFAMELEDMYNFDYRPFVPMIIASIVSYLTFSFFRGEQAFIHLVKLPEWDLKTIPYIVAMGLVISFIIYIYTFLFHTSTCTSKFCDIKERPVIGTALSLPFLLFLFLVTNDTDFLSTPAHMGVVSKLAQDLFPIWIDVLLIVCVLIITSFTLGFGIPGGLVLPNLLIGAAVGNMFGHLFPSQIVTFTLAGMGAALAAGAKTPLAAIVMITEMTHADVVIPMTAAIITSYTTSFGFSLYLGQEIKVKPMEIRRKSE, via the coding sequence ATGAGAGGGCGGTGGGAGTTCTTCAAGGAGTACATCAAAGGGTGTGCTAAAACAAACCTAACCCACCGCTTCGACCTCTCCTCCATTTCCATCTTCTTTGGAAGGTGGATCCCCTTTGCTTTCGCCGTTGGAATAGTTACAGGTTCGCTTGCTTCCTTAATGGACGTTGTAATAATAAACTTAAACGAATTTCTCACAAAGAATTCTATTCTGGTGCTTTTGTATCCATTAATTGTCTCTATAGTAGTGGGATATGCACTTCAGATTGACCCAGTAATTGGTGGGCCTGGTATAGGTTACTCGATTCTTCACCTTAAAACAAAAGCATATTTAAGAGTAAAGACAGTACTTCTTAAATTCCTAACTTCAACACTTGTCCTTTCGGGAGGGTTTATAGCAGGAAGGGAAGGTCCCTCCTTCTTCATAGGAGTAGCTGTTGGAGAGTGGTTTGGAAAAGCCTACGGACTTGGAAGAAAGTACAAGCAGCTAGTCGGGCTTATAGGAGGAGGGGCTTTTACAGGAGCCCTTCTTAAAGCTCCTTTAGGTAGTGCTATCTTTGCAATGGAACTTGAAGATATGTACAACTTTGACTATAGACCATTTGTTCCGATGATAATTGCCTCTATCGTAAGTTACCTTACCTTTTCATTTTTTAGGGGAGAACAGGCATTTATCCACTTGGTAAAGCTTCCCGAATGGGATTTAAAGACAATTCCTTACATAGTTGCAATGGGACTTGTAATCAGTTTTATCATTTACATTTACACATTTCTCTTCCATACATCAACGTGTACTTCAAAATTTTGCGATATAAAGGAAAGACCGGTAATAGGAACTGCCCTTTCACTGCCATTCCTTCTTTTTCTCTTTTTAGTAACGAACGATACAGATTTTCTATCAACGCCAGCCCATATGGGTGTAGTTTCAAAACTTGCTCAAGACCTATTTCCCATATGGATAGATGTACTACTTATTGTTTGTGTTTTAATAATAACAAGTTTTACATTGGGATTCGGAATTCCCGGCGGTCTTGTCCTTCCAAACCTTCTAATAGGTGCTGCAGTCGGAAACATGTTTGGCCACCTCTTTCCAAGTCAGATAGTTACGTTTACTTTGGCGGGAATGGGAGCAGCTCTTGCTGCAGGAGCTAAAACTCCACTTGCGGCAATTGTAATGATTACAGAAATGACCCATGCAGACGTTGTTATACCAATGACTGCAGCAATAATTACAAGCTACACAACGAGCTTCGGCTTTAGTCTCTATTTAGGTCAGGAGATTAAAGTAAAACCTATGGAAATTAGAAGGAAGAGTGAATGA
- a CDS encoding NifB/NifX family molybdenum-iron cluster-binding protein: protein MRVAIPVETNEEENSVVCEHFGRTPYFAYVDIDENGNYSVTVEENPLIEHTEGALPELLKNKGVDLIVASRMGQKAQAFFNQWGIKVVLGAHGRVADVVRELKEVIG, encoded by the coding sequence ATGAGAGTTGCAATACCCGTTGAAACAAATGAGGAGGAAAACTCTGTGGTTTGTGAACACTTTGGAAGAACTCCTTACTTTGCCTATGTTGATATTGATGAAAATGGAAACTACTCTGTAACTGTTGAGGAAAATCCGCTCATAGAACATACAGAGGGAGCTCTTCCAGAACTTCTGAAGAATAAGGGAGTTGATTTAATAGTAGCCTCTCGAATGGGACAAAAGGCTCAGGCCTTTTTCAACCAGTGGGGAATAAAGGTCGTTTTAGGAGCTCATGGAAGAGTTGCAGATGTTGTCAGAGAGCTTAAGGAGGTAATCGGTTGA
- the rlmB gene encoding 23S rRNA (guanosine(2251)-2'-O)-methyltransferase RlmB, which translates to MEELVVHGKNAVEEALKSGREIEKVYLQHGKFFTPEFLNLLKEKGIRFQWTKREQLEKLSGTRKNQGIVAILSPIRYAGEEELFNETFRKNSFFVVLDGVTEPQNVGTIARTVESFGGVGILLPSKGSSPINRVVVKASSGAIFHLKVTRSSNLKDSLERFISMGGSVYSVETGGEDIRKVSFEKPLSLILGSEGKGISEELLSISKRVLTIPTVGKTPSLNVSVSAAISIWEVFRSLD; encoded by the coding sequence TTGGAGGAGCTCGTAGTTCATGGAAAGAATGCCGTTGAGGAAGCACTTAAGTCAGGAAGGGAAATTGAGAAAGTCTACCTTCAGCACGGTAAATTTTTCACTCCGGAGTTTTTGAATCTACTGAAGGAGAAAGGGATAAGGTTTCAATGGACAAAGAGGGAGCAGTTAGAAAAGCTATCGGGAACGAGGAAAAACCAGGGTATTGTAGCCATTCTATCTCCAATAAGGTACGCTGGAGAGGAGGAGCTCTTTAATGAAACATTCAGGAAAAATTCATTCTTTGTTGTTTTGGACGGTGTAACTGAGCCTCAGAACGTTGGAACAATAGCAAGAACCGTTGAATCCTTTGGAGGTGTTGGAATACTACTTCCTTCAAAGGGTTCGTCTCCTATAAATCGGGTAGTTGTTAAGGCATCATCGGGGGCAATTTTTCACTTAAAGGTTACAAGGAGCTCCAACCTCAAAGATTCCCTTGAAAGATTCATTTCAATGGGTGGGAGTGTTTACTCCGTTGAAACGGGAGGTGAGGATATAAGGAAGGTTTCATTTGAGAAACCCCTCTCTCTCATTTTAGGCTCTGAGGGGAAGGGTATCTCTGAGGAGTTACTTTCAATCAGTAAAAGGGTTCTAACAATTCCTACAGTTGGAAAGACTCCCTCATTAAACGTATCCGTATCTGCTGCTATCTCGATTTGGGAAGTCTTTAGGTCACTTGATTAA
- the typA gene encoding translational GTPase TypA, whose protein sequence is MEIRNVAVIAHVDHGKTTLVDQMLKQSGTLKELVEERVLDSNELERERGITILSKNTAILYKNYKINIIDTPGHADFGGEVERVLKMVDGVLLLVDAQEGVMPQTKFVVKKALEAGLKPIVVLNKVDKPAAEPDRVIDEVFDLFVSFEATDEQLDFPVIYTSAKLGFARYDLEDKNGDLTPLFETIVKHTPPPSGSKEEPLQMQIFTLDYDNYVGRIGIARIFNGEAKRGDEVVLVEQKTGNVQKGRITKLFTFKGLERLEVDRAPAGDIVAVAGFEDVEIGDTIASPENPVPLPPLHIEEPTISVFISVNDSPLAGTEGEHVTATKLKNRLQKEMRTNVAMKFEEIGEGKFKVSGRGELQIAILAETLRREGFEFSISRPEVVVKEEEGEKLEPFELLVVEVPDEYTGAVIEELGRRKGELLSMNKSGDGRTRLEFVIPSRGLIGYRSKFLTDTKGEGIMASSFLDFRKFSGKPYRRKNGAIVSVENGEATAYSLGYIQERGKLFIKPGDKVYRGMVIGEHNREGDLDVNPVRGKKLTNVRAAGSDENVKLAPPVEMSLERALEWIEEDELVEVTPLSIRIRKKFLNPNDRKRYQKRTVS, encoded by the coding sequence ATGGAAATTAGAAACGTTGCAGTAATTGCCCACGTTGACCACGGTAAAACAACTTTAGTTGACCAGATGTTAAAGCAAAGCGGAACTTTAAAGGAGTTAGTTGAGGAGAGAGTTCTCGATTCAAACGAGCTTGAGAGGGAAAGGGGAATAACAATTCTGTCCAAAAATACGGCCATTCTTTATAAGAACTACAAGATAAACATAATCGATACACCCGGACATGCCGACTTTGGCGGTGAAGTTGAAAGGGTCTTAAAGATGGTTGATGGAGTCCTTCTTTTAGTTGATGCCCAGGAAGGGGTAATGCCCCAAACGAAGTTCGTTGTAAAGAAAGCCCTTGAAGCGGGTTTAAAGCCAATAGTGGTTTTAAATAAGGTTGATAAGCCAGCGGCTGAGCCCGATAGAGTTATTGACGAGGTTTTTGACCTCTTTGTGAGTTTTGAGGCAACAGATGAGCAGTTGGACTTTCCAGTAATCTACACCTCTGCCAAATTGGGATTTGCAAGGTATGATTTAGAGGACAAAAATGGGGATTTAACTCCCCTCTTTGAAACAATAGTAAAGCACACTCCTCCACCTTCAGGTTCAAAGGAAGAGCCGCTTCAGATGCAAATTTTCACGCTGGATTACGATAACTACGTTGGTAGGATAGGAATAGCAAGAATTTTTAACGGTGAGGCTAAAAGGGGAGACGAGGTTGTTTTGGTAGAGCAGAAAACAGGAAACGTTCAAAAGGGAAGAATAACGAAGCTCTTTACGTTTAAAGGGCTCGAGAGATTAGAGGTGGATAGAGCTCCCGCAGGTGACATTGTGGCGGTTGCAGGATTTGAGGACGTTGAAATTGGCGATACCATTGCCTCCCCTGAAAATCCCGTTCCCCTTCCTCCTCTTCACATCGAAGAGCCTACGATAAGCGTTTTCATCAGCGTAAACGACTCTCCCCTTGCCGGAACTGAAGGAGAGCACGTAACTGCAACAAAGCTTAAAAACAGGTTGCAGAAGGAAATGAGAACCAACGTTGCCATGAAGTTTGAGGAGATAGGAGAGGGAAAGTTTAAAGTATCGGGAAGGGGGGAACTCCAAATAGCAATTTTGGCGGAAACTTTGAGAAGGGAAGGTTTTGAGTTTTCTATAAGCAGGCCGGAAGTTGTTGTTAAGGAGGAGGAGGGAGAGAAATTGGAGCCCTTTGAACTCCTGGTTGTAGAGGTTCCCGACGAGTATACCGGAGCAGTTATAGAGGAACTTGGAAGGAGAAAGGGAGAACTCCTTTCTATGAATAAGAGTGGGGATGGAAGAACGAGACTTGAGTTTGTAATCCCTTCAAGGGGACTTATAGGATACCGGAGCAAGTTCCTTACAGACACAAAGGGTGAAGGAATAATGGCAAGCTCTTTCCTCGACTTTAGAAAGTTTAGTGGAAAACCATACAGGAGAAAGAACGGAGCCATCGTTTCTGTAGAGAACGGAGAGGCAACTGCTTACTCGCTCGGTTACATTCAGGAGAGAGGGAAGCTCTTTATAAAGCCTGGAGATAAGGTTTACAGGGGGATGGTTATCGGCGAGCACAACAGGGAGGGAGACCTCGATGTTAACCCTGTTAGGGGAAAGAAGCTGACGAACGTCAGGGCTGCAGGAAGTGATGAAAATGTTAAGTTGGCTCCCCCAGTTGAGATGAGCTTAGAGAGAGCTTTAGAGTGGATTGAGGAGGATGAGCTTGTAGAGGTAACTCCGCTGTCAATCAGGATAAGAAAGAAATTCTTGAACCCAAACGATAGGAAGAGATACCAAAAAAGAACAGTATCGTGA
- a CDS encoding NifB/NifX family molybdenum-iron cluster-binding protein, protein MKVLVPVLEKKEDAEVSKEFGRAPYFAVVENEKVEFFENPGASASGGAGVKAAQFAVDLGVDKVIIRKNVGPHAESALKTAGIEVEIKENLKKLNEVL, encoded by the coding sequence ATGAAGGTCTTAGTACCGGTTTTAGAGAAAAAGGAAGATGCCGAGGTTTCAAAGGAGTTTGGTAGAGCTCCCTACTTTGCCGTTGTGGAGAATGAAAAGGTTGAATTTTTTGAAAATCCCGGAGCTTCCGCTTCAGGTGGAGCAGGTGTAAAGGCCGCTCAGTTTGCAGTTGATTTAGGAGTTGATAAGGTAATTATCAGAAAAAACGTAGGCCCTCACGCAGAGTCGGCACTCAAAACTGCAGGAATAGAGGTTGAAATCAAGGAAAACTTAAAAAAGTTAAACGAAGTTCTTTAA